AGGCGGGGAACTGGATGGAAAATCTTTTGCATCTTCTGTCAACGCAATTAACATCCAAACAAGTTAATTGACCCTTGCACGAGTTTAACATAGATGCACTTCAAACTTACgatatcaattttgttttttctttttgggggtCCACTTCTGTGGTTTCAGTTTCTTAAAGAGTTAATTTAAGAAATACTCTAGGCCTGGACACAGTACTTATACTGGGTTTTAGGTTTCAATTATGGGTCTAAAGGTTGGACGGAACTGGCCGACTATCGTTTTGGGAAGTGACGAATTGGAGCGTTCCTGATGAAGAAGACGAGTGCTTCAATGCTGGACGGAAGTCTCGTGCAAGGGTTTTTTTCGAAAGCAAAACAACAACGTTTAGtgggcttttttaaaaaaaataaaaattaaaaaaaaaaattcctaaaagggcattttagtaactttacctcaacaaaacgacgtcgttttaacTTTTCCATCCTTTTTGATGATGCTGACTAActgagtggccaaattgcaactggttgggagtttggagggctactttattatattttgaacattgaaGGACTAAATTACAaatgtttggtagtttggagggccattttatatttttcccttaaaatttttttaaaaaatccattctataagaaaaaaaattaaaaatttcgattttttttttaaaaaaaattaaaattaaaatttatgtttaaaaaaaaattaacaattttcgttttttaagatttttttttttaaatgtctcttttaaataaaaattttcgttttctaaaacaatttttttttaaataaatgtttcttttaaataaaaatttccgttttaaaaaaaaaatcgtttttaaaaaaatatattcgtttaaaaaaataaataaaaattttcgtttaaaaaatattttttttaaaaaaaaaatatttctttttaaattaaaattttggtcttttttaaattaaataattaatttttttgaatttataggggtattttttgtCATATTAGAAATACATAgagacatttttatctttttgctagccttatgggggacattgacaattttttgatagtttgagagaacattgtcacaattgaaaatttataacaaatattgtcaattgggtggtaatttgaggagaGTATATGGATTTTAccctaaattatttttgttgtatatAATTGGGTTTAGTAAATATATTAGTCGAGCCAGAGCATTCCCAATAGGTAAAATAACTGTACGTAGTTAGCTATTTTTACTTAggcttttgtttggtttggctTTATGGATAGCTAGGTTTAATCGGGTAAATAGAGGAgagaaatatttaaaacaagtgaatttgaaatattttaactTGGACAAAGTTCTCCTCCAAACTGGATTGGaagaattttctccaacctaatttataaaagtgacatgtgtctatttttttaataacatgNNNNNNNNNNNNNNNNNNNNNNNNNNNNNNNNNNNNNNNNNNNNNNNNNNNNNNNNNNNNNNNNNNNNNNNNNNNNNNNNNNNNNNNNNNNNNNNNNNNNGTACCTGTTGACTGTCAATTGCGGTTGGTTGAATGGATATTTTTTATCAGTATTGTATTCTTCATGTTGATCAATATAAGCGACTCtgatttatccaaaaaaaaaaaaaaaagtctacgGGGACCGATGGTCTATAAAATTGAGGGGACTTCCCCAACTAGAATCCTGCAACACATCTACATACTACATGCTCCATTCTTTCTCCAAACTCATATTGTTTTCCGGAGAGCAGAGAAAAATGCCGTTCTTGGTAGAATTGCGATATGTAGTTCCCCCGCTCATCAATCTCaccctttttaagtttttctttgtCCCCCTGGCCAGAATGATCCGTCCAGTTGGGGTGGGACCCGCAAATTTGTCGTagcaaaaagaagaaataaataaataactaatgTCGTTATCAACTAACGTCCGATTGCAAAAAATAGGTGGTACTAGTAATAATTACACCTAAGGAACCAGTGGGACCCAGGAAAAAGCTATCCCTTTAGAACATCAACAAAGGTCAACAAATCAGGAAAATGAGACGTCTCACGCGGATTTTCTTAGTAAAATTTTAAGTACCTGTTGCATTTCTCCTATAAAATTGTGACAGGGCAGCAGGGGGACTTCCCCAACTAGCATACTGCAACACATTCGCGATACATCCCAGATTCTTTCTCCAAACCCTCCCCGATTCTTTTTCCAAACCCTCCCGATACATCCCCCATTCTTTCTCCAACCTCATTCTACAACTTCATATTGTTTTCCGGAGAGCAGAGAAAAATGCCGTTCTTGActtaaaaaagattaaaagagTAATACACAAAGGCTTTCagagaattgaagaaaaaattttgggctCTGCTGACGTGGCAGAGCTCCTAGCAAATTCAGAGGAAACGGTTTTCTGCGCCTGGTTCGGTTCGTCTGCACCTTGCTCCAGCGCGTGAGGGCGCGTCACATCGCCGACGACTCCGATTCCGGTGCCGGTGCTCCGGCGTCTCTTGGTCGTTGAAGTCTGCGGTTGTGATTTATGGCTAAACGTGCAAATAGGGGTCGTGGGGGGAAGAAGGTGTCAAAGGCGTCGTTGAAGGATGCTTCGGCTAATCTGGAGATGGCTTCGCGATCTATGGATTGTGAGGTGGATCTGAGTGATGAGGAAGAGATTTGTGATCACTTGACAAAGCTTTGTGAGGATGGGGAGGCTTCGAAGCTTGATGCTCAGAATCTGATTGATGCCCAGAAGCTTGATGTCCCTGTTTTGCGTGAGGCGGCTCCTTCTGTTTTGCGTGAGGCTATAGCGTTTACTTCTGGGTTACCTGAAGTTAAATCAGTGGCTGATGTTGGTGTTGAGTCTTCTGGTATGGTTGCTCAGAAAAGTGCAGTTCAAGATTGGAGGAAGTTGTTTCATAAGGAGAAATCTATAGGTACATTGCAGTATTTTGCTCCTTCTCTTGAAGATGGTAGAGTTGTAGTAAAGCCACCTAAGAAAGCTATTGAGGAAGGCATTTCAAAATGGTCTTCTTCTCTCGTTGGCCAGTTTCTTGATAAGCCCCTCCCCTATTATATTGTTAAACGCACTGTTGAAAATATTTGGGCTCAATATGGGAAGGTTGAAGTATATTTGCTGGAGAATGGcttatatttgtttaaatttgttgaTGAGAAGACACGAGATGAGGTGATGGAGGAAAAAGTTTGGCATATGGCTAATAAACCTTTGATCTTGCGTAAATGGATTCCTGGTATGCAACTTCTTAAGATTTCTTTATCTTCTGTtcctgtttggattaaattacataatttgcCTATTGAGTTTTGGAATACTACATGTTTGAGTTATGTGGCTAGTGGTGTTGGTAAACCTATTTGTGCTGATTCTGTCACTGAGGAGCAGTTGAGGCTTGGTTTTGCTAGGGTTTTGGTTGAAGTGGATATGGATTCTAGTTTTCCTAAAGAAATTGAACTTGTTGGTGTTGATGGGGGAAGGGTTGTAGTTGGCATTGAATATCCTTGGCTTCCTGTTAAATGCAAGAAGTGTAAGTCATTTGGTCATCTCTCTCATACTTGTTCTAAGGTTGAGAAACAGGTGTGGCTTCCAAAAAAAGCTGAGCCTGTTCATAATTTGCATGATGATTCTGTGAGGGAAAAGGTTGTTGAGGTGAAGAATGTTGTTCCTAAAGAAGTGGTTGAGACTAAATGGAATGTGGTTAGAGCTAAAAGAACCCCTGTTTCTAAGGCTACTATAAAGGATAGCAATAGTCATTGGACTAACTCTTTCCATCTTTTGGCTAGAGCTGATGGCAATTTTAAATCAGGTGAAGTGAGGGGTGTAGatgctttttcttctcttcaaaatGTTATTGAATCTGCTCTGGTGGAGGAGAGTGCAAGAGTTAAAGGGAAAGGTAAAATGGGTGAAGAGGAGGAGGTCTTGATGAGAGGTTTTTCTCCTACTTTATGAATTTTCTAATTTGGAATGTTAGGGGTTTGAATCACCCCTCTAAGTAGAAGGAGGTTgtaaatatgattaaaaaacataagattagtcttatttgtttgattgagactagAGTGAAGGAAAATAAGGCTGAAAAAGTTAGGGCTTGTATTGTGCCGTATTGGGATTATGTTTTTAACTATGATAAACATTTTTTGGGAAGAATCTggatttgttggaaaaattctgATTATGACATCTGTTTTGGATAAAAGTGAGCAAAGTATTAATTGTTCCATTAAATCCCTTACTAGTAATTTCTGTTGGTTTCATTCTTTTGTATATGGAGCTAACCAGGGGGTGGATAGAAAGCATCTTTGGACTAATTTGTGTTCTATGAAGGCAAAAGTAGGTACTAATCCTTGGATGATTTGTGGGGATTTTAATGTGGTTCTTTCCTTGGCTGAAAAGTGGGGATCTGATAAGCTCTCTTCTTATGAAGTTGAATTTGGTCAGTGTTTGAATGATATTGAAGTTTTGGATCTAAATTTTAGTGGGTGTTTTTATACTTGGACTAATAAAAGTGAGGAGCCTCGGTTTGTAGCAAGAAAACTGGATAGAGTTTTGGCTAATGTGAATTGGATGAGTCTTTTTGGGAATACGGCTGTGGAATTCCTTTCAGGGGGCATTTCTGATCATTCTCCTGTCATTATTTCAGTAGGTACTTTTAAAAGTTTTGGCCCTAAACCTTTTAAGTTCTATAACTATTGGTTAGAGCATAAAGGGTTTTTGGATTGGGTTAAGGAGGGTTGGAGTATTCAGGTTGAGGGAGTCCCAATGTTTCAGTTGTATGTTAAGCTTAGATCTGTGAAAGCTgtgttaaaagagaaaaatctgGTTTGTTTTGGGAATTTGAAGCAAAAAGTTATTCAGGCTCGAGAGAATCTGGACTTAGCTCAAAACAATGTTCTTGCTTCTTTTGGCAGTGCTGATAGTCTACTTAAGGAGAGGGAATGTCTTCATGCTTATGTTTCTATTTCCAGAGCTGAGGAATCTTTCTTGAAGCAGAAGGCAAGGAATCAATGGTTGAATTTGGGAGATCAgaataataagtttttttataaatctcTTAAGGTTCAAAATGCAAAGAAAACTATCAACTATCTGTGGGATGAGCATGGCACAAAAGTGGATGATGTTGATCAGATCAAAAGGGTGGCTAAGGACTTTTATAAGAATCTGTTAGGTACAGATCACCTACACTTCACAGATGCCAAAGCAGCTAGAGTTAGGCAGCTTATTTCTGTTGCTATTTCCTCTGAACATGCAGCTACCATGGAGAAGGAGGTTTCTGAAGTTGAAATAAGAGATACTTTGTTTCATATGAAAGCCAATAAGGCCCCTGGTCCTTATGGGTTTTCTGCAGATTTTTTTAAGTCTACTTGGTCTATTGTGGGTAAGGAGGTAGTGGCTGCTATTAAAGGTTTTTTTACTTCTGGTTTATTGCTTAAGGAGGTAAATGCTACTATTCTTTCCTTGGTTCCTAAAAAGGTTAATCCTTCGGCCATGGGAGATTTTAGACCTATTGCTTgttgtaatgttatatataaatgcattaCTAAAATTTTGTCTAACAGGATGTTGCCTTTTTTGGGTGATTTGGTGAGCATGAACCAATTTGCTTTCATTCCTTCTAGGAATATTTCTGAGAATGTTCTATTGGCTCAAGAACTTGTGAGGGGTTATcataaggaaaaaggaaaacctAGGTGTACTTTGAAAATAGACCTTATGAAGGCCTATGATTCGGTGAATTGGGAATTTATGCTTCATTGTCttcattgttttggttttcctAATAGATTTTTGAGCTGGATCAGGGCGTGTATTACTTCTCCTAAATTTTCTGTTTGTATCAATGGTACTTTGGTTGGCTATTTTGAAGGTAAAAAGGGACTGAGGCAGGGTGACCCTATTTCTCCTTACTTGTTTGTTCTTGCTATGGAGGTTTTCTCTCGGATTATGGCTGCACATACTGGTGGTAATGTTGGTTTTAAATTCCATCCTAAATGTGAGAGAATGAAGCTTACTCATTTGTGTTTTGCagatgatcttttgattttttcagaAGCTAGTTTGAGTTCTATTAAAGTTATCAAGGCTGCTCTTATTGAGTTTGAAAATTTGTCTGGGTTGAAAGCTAATCCTTCTAAGAGTTCTCTTTATTGTTCTGGAGTTTCAGATAGAATGAGGCATATTCTattggatgatttgatgatGAAGGAAGGTCATTTCCCTGTGAGATATCTTGGGGTTCCTCTTATTTCATCCAGACTTTCTGCAGCTGACTGTGGGGCTTTACTTAGCAGAATTTCTGGTCGTATAGATTCTTGGCTCTCTAAGAATCTTTCATATGCAGGTAGGCTCCAGTTGTTATCTTCTGTTCTTTACAGTTTACAAGTATATTGGATGGGAATTTTCATTCTTCCTAAAAAGATCATTAAAGCTATTGAACAAAAGTTCAATAGGTTTTTATGGAATGGGAAAGAAGAAGGTGTAGCTAAAGCTAAGGTTTCTTGGTCTGATCTTTGTTTTCCTAAAAAGGAGGGAGGTTTGGGCTTAAAGAAGCTTGAAACTTGGAATCAAACTTCTATGCTTAGGCATATTTGCAGTATATTTGCCAGGTCTGGTTCTATTTGGGTTGCCTGGGTTAGAGAAAATCTATTAAAAAGAAGGAGTTTTTGGAGTGTAGGTATTCCTCAAAATTGTTCATGgagttggaggaaaattttgaagctGAGATCTATTGCTAAAAGGTTCTTGAAGTTTGAAGTTGGGCATGGGGATAGCATTCATATGTGGCTGGATTTGTGGCATCCTGCAGGAGTTTTGATTGAGCAATATGGCTTTAGGgttgtttatgatgctcaaagtaATATTGAAGCTAAGCTGTCTTCTGTCATTTGCAATGgagattggttttggagacctGCAAGATCAGAAGCTCTAGTTGATATTCAAGCTaggctttctgaagtttgttTAGGCCAATGTGATAAGCCAGTTTGGACTGCTTCTAAAAAGGGTGTTTTTGTTAGTGCAGAGACTTGGGAAGCCCTTAGAAAGAAGAATGTAGAGGTTACTTGGTGGAAGTTAGTTTGGTTTCCTCTTGCTATTCCCAAGCAGGCTTTTATTTTGTGGCTTGCTATGAAGGATAGGCTACTTACAGGTGAGAGGTTACTCAAATGGGGTTATAAGGGTGAGGTTCAGTGTTGTTTCTGCCATTCTCAATTAGAAACTCGtgatcatattttctttgaatgcagCTTTAGTTCGAGAGTTTGGAAATATTGCATGTTTCGTTGTAAAATTGATATGCCTCCTGTGATTTGGGATGATCTTGTGCAGCTTGGTTGCAATAAGTGGGGAAAGAACTCTCTTAAGTGCTTGATTTGTCAATTGGTTCTTGGTTCTGTTGTTTATAATCTCTGGCGTACTAGAAATGAACTTAGACATGATGATGTTCCAAAAACTGAAGAGCAACTACTGAAGCAGATTTTCTGGGAAATCAGGACTAGAATTGCTGTAAAAAGAGGTTTTCCTAGAACTAGGGAGAACCTTTTGTTGTGTTCATTGTGGAATTTGCCTTCTGCCATCCTCTGTAATGTTGGCttgtagttttgtttttttggttttaatatgTAAGGGTTGTAAGGGGCTGTTTTGGTGTTGAGTAGTTGCTGGTTTTgtaggttttttgttttcccctgGCTTTGTAAGGGGTTGTATTTGTGTTTCAGTGTTGCtctattttgagttttgattttaatgaaatgcttattcatcaaaaaaaaaaatgccgtTCTTGGTAGAATTGCGATATGTAGTTCCCCCGCTCATCAATCTCACCCTTTGGGTCTTCATTATACCCCTAGCCAAGCATTGGGCTCAAGATCTTAACATCAACAATGACATTTTTGTTATGGCATGTCTGTCTCTTGCCATTTTCATGCTACCGATCTTCCTCTTTATCTCTGTCAAGCTACCTCTTAACGTGGGGACACTTCAGTTGAGGGCAGGAGATTTCTCAGCTCCCCTCACTCTTTCATTTTTGGCCTCCATCTTTTTCCCAGCACCACTTTTCTGGCCTGCCTTTCTCATGCTCCTCATGCTCGTTATGTTATCACCTTGGTATGAAATGCTACTACTCCAAGCCACTCCTGCTCCCATCATTACCCACATCACCCAGCATCCTGATCAAGTTGAACTTGAAGCAATTGTAATTGAAGGGAACAACTAAGCCTGCAATATTTgacatcttttttttgttggagcTTCATAGGCCTAGCTAGTCTTATATATATGGTGTATACAAATAATGGGTGGATTGTGTAGCTACAAGAGAGTGGGATAGAGCTCTGTTTATGTTTTCTACAAAGTTGTGtgtgctgcttttttttttttctttcttaatatgtaaagaaagaaaaggtcGTGTTACAATTACTAGCTCTATGTAACGGTACGctcattatatataaaattctacTTATATTGATATGATTG
This genomic interval from Corylus avellana chromosome ca3, CavTom2PMs-1.0 contains the following:
- the LOC132173929 gene encoding uncharacterized protein LOC132173929 isoform X2, whose product is MAKRANRGRGGKKVSKASLKDASANLEMASRSMDCEVDLSDEEEICDHLTKLCEDGEASKLDAQNLIDAQKLDVPVLREAAPSVLREAIAFTSGLPEVKSVADVGVESSGMVAQKSAVQDWRKLFHKEKSIGTLQYFAPSLEDGRVVVKPPKKAIEEGISKWSSSLVGQFLDKPLPYYIVKRTVENIWAQYGKVEVYLLENGLYLFKFVDEKTRDEVMEEKVWHMANKPLILRKWIPDRMRHILLDDLMMKEGHFPVRYLGVPLISSRLSAADCGALLSRISGRIDSWLSKNLSYAGRLQLLSSVLYSLQVYWMGIFILPKKIIKAIEQKFNRFLWNGKEEGVAKAKVSWSDLCFPKKEGGLGLKKLETWNQTSMLRHICSIFARSGSIWVAWVRENLLKRRSFWSVGIPQNCSWSWRKILKLRSIAKRFLKFEVGHGDSIHMWLDLWHPAGVLIEQYGFRVVYDAQSNIEAKLSSVICNGDWFWRPARSEALVDIQARLSEVCLGQCDKPVWTASKKGVFVSAETWEALRKKNVEVTWWKLVWFPLAIPKQAFILWLAMKDRLLTGERLLKWGYKGEVQCCFCHSQLETRDHIFFECSFSSRVWKYCMFRCKIDMPPVIWDDLVQLGCNKWGKNSLKCLICQLVLGSVVYNLWRTRNELRHDDVPKTEEQLLKQIFWEIRTRIAVKRGFPRTRENLLLCSLWNLPSAILCNVGL
- the LOC132173929 gene encoding uncharacterized protein LOC132173929 isoform X1; the protein is MAKRANRGRGGKKVSKASLKDASANLEMASRSMDCEVDLSDEEEICDHLTKLCEDGEASKLDAQNLIDAQKLDVPVLREAAPSVLREAIAFTSGLPEVKSVADVGVESSGMVAQKSAVQDWRKLFHKEKSIGTLQYFAPSLEDGRVVVKPPKKAIEEGISKWSSSLVGQFLDKPLPYYIVKRTVENIWAQYGKVEVYLLENGLYLFKFVDEKTRDEVMEEKVWHMANKPLILRKWIPGKKGLRQGDPISPYLFVLAMEVFSRIMAAHTGGNVGFKFHPKCERMKLTHLCFADDLLIFSEASLSSIKVIKAALIEFENLSGLKANPSKSSLYCSGVSDRMRHILLDDLMMKEGHFPVRYLGVPLISSRLSAADCGALLSRISGRIDSWLSKNLSYAGRLQLLSSVLYSLQVYWMGIFILPKKIIKAIEQKFNRFLWNGKEEGVAKAKVSWSDLCFPKKEGGLGLKKLETWNQTSMLRHICSIFARSGSIWVAWVRENLLKRRSFWSVGIPQNCSWSWRKILKLRSIAKRFLKFEVGHGDSIHMWLDLWHPAGVLIEQYGFRVVYDAQSNIEAKLSSVICNGDWFWRPARSEALVDIQARLSEVCLGQCDKPVWTASKKGVFVSAETWEALRKKNVEVTWWKLVWFPLAIPKQAFILWLAMKDRLLTGERLLKWGYKGEVQCCFCHSQLETRDHIFFECSFSSRVWKYCMFRCKIDMPPVIWDDLVQLGCNKWGKNSLKCLICQLVLGSVVYNLWRTRNELRHDDVPKTEEQLLKQIFWEIRTRIAVKRGFPRTRENLLLCSLWNLPSAILCNVGL